A window from Cydia pomonella isolate Wapato2018A chromosome 8, ilCydPomo1, whole genome shotgun sequence encodes these proteins:
- the LOC133520753 gene encoding uncharacterized protein LOC133520753, translated as MATCAGCFNNLSDARFLNCHNCQKSYCLLCTNCSDDFYNSMGPAQKYSWKCVECKSSEPRLDNTNTPVRGDSHNVTMHRGAAHPRGAGTRELDSSVMEVSYTDSQGLNDTTRYGALLDTTSTSGNDIQQLVMEFRLFREEMRAISYEIKALRMTMTDLTSKIKECDGRIDNLCTRVEKLENNTSNSNESHNSEKSLLDTIVQLRMDINNRDQDLLLNDLEISSVPEQNGENTVHIVTTLGQKLGVTLSEHDIVDATRVGRATQLNEGDQGPPSRPRPLVVRLARRALRDQLLHAARVRRGATTEGTGLPGHNCRFYVNERLTPFNRKLFQKARQLKEHYGWRYVWTRDGRIYVRQRPGSESPRHRIQTELDLSRVFGTLDI; from the coding sequence ATGGCAACCTGTGCGGGATGTTTCAACAACTTAAGCGATGCGAGATTTTTGAATTGTCATAACTGCCAAAAATCGTACTGTCTTCTTTGCACAAATTGTTCAGATGACTTTTATAACTCAATGGGACCCGCACAAAAGTATTCGTGGAAGTGTGTTGAATGCAAAAGTTCCGAACCTAGGTTAGACAATACTAATACACCGGTGCGCGGCGACAGCCACAATGTTACTATGCACAGGGGGGCCGCCCACCCTCGAGGAGCTGGGACCCGCGAGCTCGACAGCTCGGTCATGGAAGTATCCTATACTGACAGCCAAGGTTTAAACGATACCACCAGGTATGGAGCTTTGTTGGACACTACGAGTACCAGTGGTAACGATATTCAGCAGTTAGTGATGGAATTTCGTCTATTTCGCGAAGAAATGCGTGCAATTAGTTACGAAATCAAGGCTCTTCGTATGACTATGACAGACCTGACTTCAAAGATCAAGGAATGTGATGGGCGTATCGATAATTTATGTACTCGCGTAGAAAAGCTTGAAAACAACACCTCAAACAGTAATGAAAGTCATAACTCGGAAAAGTCACTTCTAGACACCATTGTCCAATTGAGAATGGACATAAATAATAGAGATCAGGATCTGTTGTTGAACGATCTAGAAATATCTAGCGTACCTGAACAAAACGGAGAGAACACGGTGCACATAGTCACTACCCTGGGCCAGAAACTCGGGGTCACGCTCTCGGAGCACGACATCGTCGACGCGACTCGCGTGGGTCGTGCCACGCAGCTGAACGAGGGTGACCAGGGTCCGCCGTCCCGGCCGCGGCCGCTGGTGGTGCGGCTGGCGCGCCGCGCCTTACGCGACCAGCTGCTGCACGCGGCACGGGTACGTCGCGGAGCCACCACGGAGGGCACTGGCCTGCCGGGTCATAACTGCCGCTTTTATGTCAACGAGCGGCTGACTCCCTTCAATCGAAAACTATTCCAGAAGGCAAGGCAGCTGAAGGAACACTACGGCTGGCGCTATGTATGGACTCGCGACGGAAGGATCTACGTGCGTCAACGTCCAGGTTCGGAATCTCCGCGACATCGCATACAAACAGAACTGGATTTGAGCCGTGTTTTTGGAACACTCGATATTTGA